One Echinicola strongylocentroti DNA window includes the following coding sequences:
- the istA gene encoding IS21 family transposase has protein sequence MSQIKQMIILRQQGNGIKTIARMLDMSKNTVKSYLFKLDKLLENNRKTGLTTKKLLSMEDPEVEKLFLSGDPSYKDPRYEHFIANLPYYQKELKRKGVTKTLLWEEYRESYPEGYGRSQFCYHLGQQEVARAKPSMVLDHKPAEKLYIDFAGKPICYIDRETGEEIRCQLFVACLPYSDYAFAMAVPSQTIPDFLHVLGCCMEQLGGVPQLLVPDNLKAAVNKADKYEPGINRALEDFANHYGTAVVPARARKPQDKALVENQVKVLYSRVYAKLRNVQFFDIHSLNRAIAEKVKAHNQTRMQQKPYCREERFLADEKHLLGKLPGERFELRHYAELTVAKNNHVYLSRDKHYYSVPYSLIGQKVKVVYTRSMLYVFHKGERVAIHGRGFQQGPYSTLKEHLCSQHQHYRDRSPAYYRDKAAQYSNTFAKYIALIFKQDRYPEQLYRTCDGLLALARKVDEQRLDKACNIAMEYNQYSYGFIKNMLENNMTEATTEASGKELPKHGNVRGRTYYNEQR, from the coding sequence ATGAGTCAGATCAAACAGATGATTATTTTACGGCAGCAGGGCAACGGTATCAAAACCATTGCCCGTATGCTGGACATGAGCAAGAACACGGTAAAAAGCTATCTTTTCAAGCTTGACAAGCTGCTGGAAAACAACAGGAAGACAGGGCTTACAACCAAAAAGCTGCTGTCCATGGAAGACCCCGAAGTTGAGAAGCTGTTCCTTTCAGGGGATCCGTCCTATAAAGACCCCCGTTACGAGCACTTTATAGCCAACCTCCCTTATTATCAAAAAGAACTCAAGCGTAAAGGGGTGACCAAAACCCTTCTATGGGAGGAATACAGGGAATCTTACCCCGAAGGGTATGGCCGGAGCCAGTTTTGTTATCACCTTGGCCAGCAGGAGGTGGCCAGGGCAAAGCCTTCCATGGTGCTTGACCATAAACCGGCAGAGAAGCTGTATATAGACTTTGCGGGCAAGCCCATCTGCTACATAGACAGGGAGACCGGGGAGGAGATCAGGTGCCAACTGTTCGTGGCCTGCCTGCCCTATTCGGACTATGCCTTTGCCATGGCTGTGCCCTCCCAGACCATCCCCGACTTCCTGCACGTCCTGGGCTGTTGTATGGAGCAGCTGGGAGGGGTGCCACAGCTGCTCGTCCCTGACAACCTAAAAGCGGCCGTAAACAAGGCCGACAAATATGAGCCAGGTATCAACCGGGCCCTGGAGGACTTTGCCAACCATTACGGCACGGCCGTAGTGCCTGCCAGGGCAAGGAAACCGCAGGACAAGGCATTGGTGGAAAACCAGGTAAAGGTGCTCTATTCCCGGGTATATGCCAAGCTCAGGAACGTCCAATTCTTCGACATACACAGCCTGAACCGGGCCATTGCCGAAAAGGTGAAGGCCCATAACCAGACCCGTATGCAGCAAAAGCCTTACTGCAGGGAGGAAAGGTTCCTGGCCGATGAGAAGCACTTATTGGGAAAGCTTCCCGGGGAGCGCTTCGAGCTGAGGCATTATGCCGAACTGACGGTAGCCAAGAACAACCACGTCTACCTGTCCCGGGACAAGCACTATTACAGCGTGCCATATTCCCTGATAGGCCAGAAGGTAAAGGTGGTCTACACCCGCAGCATGCTCTATGTGTTCCATAAAGGGGAACGGGTGGCCATACACGGCAGGGGCTTCCAGCAAGGGCCTTATTCCACACTCAAAGAACACCTGTGTTCCCAACACCAACACTACAGGGACAGAAGTCCGGCGTATTACCGCGACAAAGCTGCCCAATACTCCAATACCTTCGCCAAATACATTGCCCTGATCTTTAAGCAGGACAGGTACCCTGAGCAACTCTACAGGACCTGTGACGGCTTACTTGCCCTGGCCAGGAAGGTGGATGAACAGCGGCTGGACAAGGCCTGCAATATCGCCATGGAGTACAATCAATACAGCTATGGCTTTATCAAGAACATGCTGGAAAACAATATGACAGAAGCCACAACGGAAGCCTCCGGCAAGGAACTTCCCAAACACGGCAACGTCAGGGGAAGAACATATTACAACGAACAACGATAA
- the istB gene encoding IS21-like element helper ATPase IstB gives MPNPIETQLIKLRLHGMRQTWATLQETRKNQSLSLTEGLELMLQAEEQERDNRRFKRLESNAGFRYRASLEELSLDRTRGLDDMLLTTLATGEYMEHGDAVLITGATGCGKSYLASALGHQACVHGKKVAYFNTQKLMLKIKMVRLDGTVLKFFDKMARTDLLILDDFGLTHLDKQQQMDFMELIEDRHGKKSTVIVSQLPVSSWYDVIGEPTIADAILDRLVHASYRIVLKGESLRKKM, from the coding sequence ATGCCCAACCCGATCGAAACACAACTTATCAAACTCAGGCTCCATGGCATGCGCCAGACCTGGGCAACATTACAGGAGACCCGTAAAAACCAAAGCCTCTCCCTTACCGAAGGCCTTGAGCTTATGCTGCAGGCAGAAGAACAGGAACGGGACAACAGGAGATTCAAAAGACTGGAATCCAATGCGGGCTTCCGTTACAGGGCTTCCCTGGAAGAACTTTCCCTGGACAGGACCAGGGGCCTGGATGACATGCTCCTGACAACACTGGCGACCGGGGAATATATGGAACATGGTGATGCGGTACTTATCACGGGAGCCACCGGCTGCGGAAAAAGTTACCTGGCCTCGGCCCTCGGCCATCAGGCCTGTGTGCACGGCAAAAAGGTCGCCTACTTCAATACCCAGAAGCTTATGCTCAAAATCAAGATGGTAAGGTTGGACGGTACCGTGCTCAAGTTCTTCGATAAAATGGCCAGAACAGACCTGCTTATCCTGGATGACTTCGGGCTCACACACCTGGACAAACAACAACAAATGGACTTTATGGAACTTATCGAAGACAGACATGGTAAAAAATCCACTGTTATTGTAAGCCAGCTCCCTGTCTCAAGCTGGTATGATGTAATAGGTGAACCGACCATAGCGGACGCCATCCTTGACCGGTTGGTGCACGCCTCCTACAGAATCGTGTTAAAAGGGGAAAGTCTCAGAAAAAAAATGTAA
- a CDS encoding excisionase family DNA-binding protein, which translates to METILKRTSGDDQRIALGSMTRLKEVSSKLRTVSTAGVKIKIQETGEFITIPKKALSLLITILSNMSEGKSITIIPTDSEVSTQQAADMLNVSRPHLVKLLENNTIPFKKVGSHRRILLRDLVAYEKSLQRTREEKLKFLSEQAQDLDLGYE; encoded by the coding sequence ATGGAAACAATATTGAAAAGAACATCCGGAGACGATCAAAGAATCGCTCTAGGATCAATGACAAGACTCAAAGAGGTTTCGAGTAAACTGCGTACTGTATCAACTGCCGGTGTTAAGATTAAAATTCAAGAAACTGGAGAGTTCATCACTATTCCTAAAAAGGCTCTTTCCTTGCTCATAACGATCTTATCAAATATGTCAGAGGGAAAGTCAATAACAATCATTCCCACAGATTCTGAGGTGAGTACACAACAAGCGGCAGATATGCTGAATGTATCTAGACCTCATTTGGTTAAATTGTTGGAGAACAATACCATTCCCTTTAAGAAAGTCGGTAGTCATCGAAGAATTTTGCTAAGAGATTTAGTCGCTTATGAGAAAAGTCTTCAAAGAACTCGAGAAGAAAAATTGAAATTTCTTTCGGAACAAGCTCAAGATCTGGATCTTGGTTATGAATGA
- a CDS encoding PIN domain-containing protein: protein MQDEWSRNLLLNRPDLNKGQLQLTIEAMNDTFPDSNVEKFDSLIPSIILPDPNDRHVVAAAIRSKADVIVTYNLKDFPKSIENEFDIQIQHPDEFLCNVYDLHPEKAKEAFAKMVKRLKNPPKSQSEVLETLSKSDLKRIIEKLKDVR, encoded by the coding sequence ATTCAGGATGAATGGTCTCGAAACTTACTACTAAATCGACCAGATTTAAACAAAGGGCAATTGCAACTAACTATTGAGGCGATGAATGATACCTTTCCTGACTCCAATGTAGAGAAGTTCGACTCTCTGATTCCTAGCATCATTTTACCGGACCCAAACGACCGTCATGTTGTGGCAGCTGCAATTAGGTCAAAGGCGGACGTAATAGTGACATATAACCTAAAGGACTTTCCTAAATCTATTGAAAACGAATTCGATATTCAGATACAGCATCCAGACGAATTCTTGTGTAATGTCTACGATCTGCATCCTGAAAAAGCGAAAGAAGCCTTTGCTAAAATGGTTAAAAGACTAAAGAACCCACCAAAATCACAATCTGAAGTTCTCGAGACTCTTTCAAAATCTGATCTGAAAAGAATAATTGAAAAATTAAAAGACGTGCGCTAA
- a CDS encoding ribbon-helix-helix domain-containing protein — MARQSISFTKPNDEWLKTQVDKKEYSSKSELVNDLIRQARKQQVEINWIRAKLEKAENSGFTSESENEILAQSKSLLNG, encoded by the coding sequence ATGGCTAGACAAAGTATATCATTCACAAAGCCAAACGATGAATGGCTGAAAACTCAAGTAGATAAAAAAGAGTATTCAAGTAAGAGTGAACTCGTAAACGACTTAATTAGACAAGCTCGAAAACAACAAGTTGAAATTAACTGGATTCGCGCTAAATTGGAGAAAGCCGAAAACAGCGGATTTACAAGCGAAAGTGAAAATGAAATTTTAGCTCAATCAAAGTCTTTGCTTAATGGCTAA
- a CDS encoding type II toxin-antitoxin system RelE/ParE family toxin has protein sequence MAKYRLSNEAKNNLIRIHHYGVKKFGMTQADEYFASFFKYFEIIAQRPFSFESVDYIKNDYRRCVCGVDSIYFKVNEEIVEIMAILGRQDLNEKL, from the coding sequence ATGGCTAAATATAGATTGAGCAATGAAGCGAAAAATAACCTGATACGGATTCATCATTACGGTGTGAAAAAATTTGGAATGACTCAAGCGGACGAATACTTTGCATCATTTTTTAAATATTTCGAAATTATTGCCCAAAGACCCTTCTCATTTGAATCGGTTGACTATATAAAAAACGACTACAGACGTTGTGTCTGTGGAGTTGATAGCATTTATTTTAAAGTAAATGAGGAGATTGTCGAAATAATGGCAATTCTCGGAAGACAAGACTTGAATGAAAAACTATAG
- a CDS encoding helix-turn-helix transcriptional regulator: protein MKNIEILPKDIWNNDKLNKIDEFIKEHSDNQSKERKIRNKLLSIQYKLEDYIERDDIKENETLDILDFVKLYLKVFDITKKDLAKYFGMRDSNLHKYLTGQRKLNPEVVLKISSFSRTKPEYWYRVQVKNEIVKLKKEDRKEYDKYDYEKLLSI, encoded by the coding sequence ATGAAAAATATAGAAATCTTACCTAAAGACATTTGGAACAATGACAAACTCAATAAAATAGATGAGTTTATTAAAGAGCATTCTGATAATCAGTCTAAAGAAAGAAAAATCAGGAATAAACTTCTTTCCATTCAATATAAACTAGAAGACTATATTGAAAGAGATGATATTAAAGAAAATGAGACTCTTGATATTTTGGACTTTGTAAAATTGTACTTAAAGGTCTTTGACATTACCAAAAAAGATTTAGCCAAATATTTTGGAATGCGAGACAGTAACCTTCATAAATATTTAACCGGTCAAAGAAAACTGAACCCTGAAGTTGTGCTTAAAATCAGTTCCTTTTCTCGAACAAAACCTGAATATTGGTATAGAGTCCAAGTTAAAAACGAAATAGTAAAATTAAAAAAAGAGGACCGAAAAGAATATGACAAATATGACTATGAAAAGTTATTGTCTATATAA
- a CDS encoding hybrid sensor histidine kinase/response regulator transcription factor, which yields MVRNGKEYSVKEHPGFSNQNIRSLGENSKGQLLANAGNTVYILVDGTFYPTVHGNFLSMTSDGKGSVWGGSSQGIQLMKEESTSPFLLEKEEFTVHVEDPASLNKNNVRCIYRGNSGIVWIGTNGGGVNKVNLEKKAFRVYRKNIKEGSISYDKIRSIFEDSKNAVWIGTQGGGLNVDWDNNKGEKYQSFTHYDNDIKSIFSIEETVLSDNRIIWLGSEDQALSRVIFDQNGKATVDWDFGTKHGIYGAVFDLHSDQNGVLWVGTYHQGLYRLTPRPGGDYQVDQFTESDGLSIQMIRSLMQDKLGNLWVGTGKGLNLIRQHQLYQPHPDIEVYRNIPGDTTSLSYDYILDMYETLEGQVYIGTFGGGLNKVMMDGNGELSFKSYKETEGLSNNVVKGILEDNDGFLWISTNKGLNKFDPFEESFKTYDVTDGLQSNEFSELAAYKRHDGEMLFGGVNGFNAFYPHEIKDNPYKPKVAITDFQIFNKSVPLGQEFNGRVVLSQAIYESEQIDLKYWENNFTFEFAALHYAAPSENQYRYKLEGFDTKWTETSAERRFASYTNIGHGEYTMKVQAANNDGLWNEQEVAAIKVVIAPPFWLTWWAYLLYVAVAVLVLIGVRKYTLIGITKKHQLEVEHLTREKTEELHQMKLRFFTNISHEFRTPLTLILGPLEQLMKSGMQFSESERDRMYTLMQKNARLLLKLVNQLMDFRKIDQNKMKLFLSEQNVSDFVQELAEPFHLVGLSKEVEFDVRLQGEIHGLLDTDKVEKILYNLLSNAFKFTPKGGKVTLSVTPLTAKEWDGEEAVSIQVVDTGVGIPSDRIGKVFERFFQANEKSGRHVGTGIGLSYTKSLVEIHQGKIAFESKEGKGTTFTVILPLHKQAYKDADNVVMNMETGFDLLPERWIDVDLEKDFTEKSPVPESKAKHQKLLKVLVVDDNAEIRRLIREAFHRQYEVIEAINGEQGLALTEKEDPDLIITDVMMPVMDGVELCERLKASTKTSHIPVLMLTAKNTQEGELEGLKHGADMYLTKPFDLEKLLLRVNNLLKSREAMRQRFTNEVLLQPSEITVNSTDNSFLTQAMEVVEANMDNPEFTVEEFVKEMGMSRSKLHLKMKSLTDQSASEFIRTVRLKRAVQLMEKSDISVKEIMYQTGFNTASYFSKCFKKQFGMSPTDYLNQKKNNAGSEGS from the coding sequence ATGGTGCGCAATGGCAAGGAGTATTCGGTGAAGGAACATCCTGGATTTTCTAACCAGAATATCCGCTCTCTTGGAGAAAACTCAAAAGGACAGTTGCTCGCCAATGCCGGTAATACCGTTTATATTTTAGTAGACGGAACATTTTACCCTACAGTACATGGAAATTTCCTGTCAATGACTTCGGATGGGAAAGGCAGTGTCTGGGGAGGATCCAGCCAAGGGATCCAATTGATGAAAGAGGAAAGTACCTCACCATTTTTACTGGAGAAGGAGGAATTTACCGTCCATGTAGAGGATCCGGCGAGTTTAAATAAGAACAATGTAAGGTGTATTTATCGTGGCAATTCCGGCATCGTGTGGATAGGGACCAACGGTGGAGGAGTCAATAAAGTCAATTTAGAGAAAAAGGCCTTTAGAGTTTACCGGAAAAACATCAAGGAGGGCAGTATCAGTTATGATAAGATTCGTAGTATTTTTGAGGATTCTAAGAACGCTGTGTGGATAGGCACGCAGGGTGGCGGGCTAAACGTGGATTGGGACAATAATAAGGGTGAAAAATACCAGTCATTTACCCATTATGACAATGATATTAAAAGCATCTTCAGTATTGAAGAGACCGTCCTGTCCGACAATCGGATCATTTGGCTAGGTTCGGAGGACCAAGCTTTGTCACGGGTAATTTTTGACCAAAATGGAAAAGCCACAGTGGACTGGGATTTTGGGACCAAGCACGGGATTTACGGGGCGGTTTTTGATCTTCACAGTGATCAGAACGGGGTGCTCTGGGTCGGCACCTATCATCAGGGACTTTATCGGCTGACACCACGGCCGGGTGGAGATTATCAAGTAGACCAGTTTACCGAAAGTGATGGACTGTCCATCCAAATGATCCGAAGTCTTATGCAGGACAAGCTGGGCAACTTGTGGGTCGGAACGGGCAAAGGCCTGAACCTGATCAGACAACATCAGTTATACCAGCCCCATCCTGACATAGAAGTCTATAGGAATATCCCCGGTGATACGACATCCCTGAGTTATGATTATATCTTGGATATGTACGAGACCCTAGAGGGGCAAGTGTACATTGGGACTTTCGGAGGAGGGTTAAACAAGGTCATGATGGATGGAAACGGGGAGTTGTCCTTCAAGTCGTATAAAGAGACAGAGGGCCTATCCAATAACGTCGTCAAGGGTATCTTGGAAGACAACGATGGTTTTTTGTGGATATCTACCAATAAGGGGCTCAATAAGTTTGATCCTTTTGAGGAGAGTTTTAAAACCTACGATGTGACTGATGGGCTGCAGAGTAATGAGTTCAGTGAACTGGCTGCCTATAAAAGACATGATGGAGAAATGCTCTTTGGTGGAGTGAATGGGTTCAATGCTTTTTATCCCCACGAGATAAAAGATAATCCTTATAAGCCCAAAGTAGCCATCACCGATTTTCAAATTTTCAATAAATCAGTACCGCTGGGGCAGGAATTTAATGGTAGAGTAGTCCTTTCACAGGCCATTTATGAAAGTGAGCAGATCGATCTGAAATATTGGGAAAACAACTTCACTTTCGAATTTGCGGCGTTGCACTATGCTGCGCCAAGTGAAAATCAATACCGGTATAAGTTAGAAGGTTTTGACACGAAGTGGACCGAGACTTCTGCAGAGAGGAGATTTGCTTCCTATACCAACATTGGTCATGGAGAGTACACCATGAAAGTCCAGGCGGCCAATAATGATGGATTGTGGAATGAACAAGAGGTAGCGGCTATCAAAGTGGTCATTGCTCCTCCGTTTTGGCTTACTTGGTGGGCGTATTTGCTGTATGTGGCAGTGGCAGTGCTGGTGCTGATCGGCGTAAGAAAATATACCCTAATAGGAATCACCAAAAAGCACCAGCTGGAGGTGGAGCACCTTACCCGCGAAAAAACCGAGGAACTGCATCAAATGAAGCTTCGTTTTTTTACCAATATCAGCCATGAATTCAGGACACCCCTTACGTTGATTTTGGGGCCTTTGGAGCAGCTGATGAAGTCTGGTATGCAATTCAGCGAATCCGAAAGGGATAGGATGTACACCCTGATGCAAAAAAATGCACGGTTGCTGTTGAAGTTGGTCAACCAGCTCATGGATTTTCGGAAGATTGACCAGAATAAGATGAAATTATTCCTTTCTGAGCAAAATGTGAGTGATTTTGTCCAAGAATTAGCAGAGCCATTCCACCTTGTTGGCTTGAGCAAGGAAGTGGAGTTTGACGTTCGTCTGCAAGGCGAAATCCACGGTCTGTTGGATACAGATAAGGTAGAAAAGATCCTCTACAATCTTTTGTCCAATGCCTTTAAATTCACCCCAAAAGGCGGGAAAGTGACCTTGTCGGTAACGCCACTTACCGCAAAAGAGTGGGATGGTGAAGAGGCAGTAAGCATCCAAGTCGTGGATACGGGAGTGGGGATTCCCAGTGATCGGATAGGAAAAGTGTTTGAACGTTTTTTTCAGGCCAATGAAAAATCGGGGAGGCATGTGGGTACAGGCATTGGACTGTCCTATACGAAAAGCCTGGTGGAGATCCATCAAGGGAAGATAGCCTTTGAGAGCAAAGAAGGCAAGGGGACAACGTTTACAGTTATCCTGCCCCTCCATAAACAAGCGTACAAGGATGCCGATAATGTGGTGATGAATATGGAGACGGGCTTTGATCTCTTGCCTGAGCGATGGATAGACGTGGATCTGGAGAAGGATTTTACCGAAAAGAGCCCAGTACCAGAATCCAAAGCCAAGCACCAGAAGCTGTTGAAGGTGCTTGTGGTGGATGATAATGCAGAAATTAGACGACTTATCCGTGAGGCGTTTCATCGACAGTATGAGGTAATAGAAGCCATCAACGGAGAGCAAGGACTGGCACTTACAGAAAAAGAAGACCCTGACCTGATCATTACGGATGTGATGATGCCTGTCATGGATGGAGTGGAGTTGTGCGAGCGCCTTAAGGCCAGTACGAAGACCAGTCACATCCCCGTATTAATGTTAACGGCAAAAAATACACAAGAGGGAGAACTGGAGGGGCTCAAACATGGTGCAGACATGTACCTTACGAAACCCTTTGACCTGGAGAAGCTATTGCTTAGGGTCAATAACCTGCTGAAAAGCAGGGAGGCAATGCGCCAGCGATTTACCAATGAGGTTTTATTGCAGCCTTCTGAGATCACCGTAAACTCCACAGACAACTCCTTTTTGACCCAAGCGATGGAGGTGGTGGAGGCCAATATGGACAATCCAGAGTTTACCGTGGAGGAGTTTGTGAAAGAAATGGGCATGAGCAGGTCTAAGCTCCATCTAAAAATGAAGTCCCTTACTGATCAGTCCGCAAGTGAATTTATTAGAACGGTCCGGTTGAAGCGGGCGGTACAACTTATGGAAAAGAGTGATATTTCAGTTAAGGAAATCATGTACCAAACTGGGTTTAATACGGCATCTTACTTTTCCAAATGCTTTAAAAAGCAGTTTGGAATGTCTCCCACAGATTACCTTAACCAAAAGAAAAATAATGCAGGTAGTGAGGGGAGTTAA
- a CDS encoding ligand-binding sensor domain-containing protein, with amino-acid sequence MKLLNIPFLFLILIWGNGYGQTHNITFEHLTTEQGLSQNDVNAIAQDKNGFMWFGTHDGLNKYDGYNFQVFQSNPNDSSTISSNLIFALEEDPRGYLWVGTTGAGLNLLDISTEKFTRFYHTPGNKEGLSNNFITQVVVSSKEEVWIATQNGLNLIRNTPLKSPVFEKFLVGTASKNPIQAIYEGGMARFGLALQVVCFTWCAMARSIR; translated from the coding sequence ATGAAACTGCTTAATATACCTTTCTTATTCCTGATATTGATTTGGGGCAATGGATATGGACAGACCCATAATATTACCTTCGAGCACTTGACCACAGAGCAAGGCCTGTCCCAAAACGATGTCAACGCCATTGCCCAAGATAAAAATGGGTTTATGTGGTTTGGCACCCATGATGGGCTGAACAAATACGATGGGTACAATTTTCAAGTTTTCCAATCCAATCCCAACGATAGCTCCACGATCAGTAGTAATCTGATATTTGCCCTTGAAGAAGATCCCAGGGGGTATTTGTGGGTGGGGACGACAGGGGCAGGGTTAAACTTGCTGGATATCAGTACCGAAAAATTCACACGGTTTTACCATACTCCTGGAAATAAAGAAGGGCTGTCCAATAACTTCATCACCCAAGTCGTGGTGTCCAGCAAAGAAGAAGTGTGGATAGCGACACAAAATGGGCTCAACCTCATCAGGAACACACCTCTTAAATCTCCGGTTTTTGAGAAGTTCTTAGTAGGTACAGCATCGAAAAACCCAATTCAGGCCATCTACGAGGGCGGGATGGCAAGATTTGGTTTGGCACTACAAGTGGTTTGTTTTACATGGTGCGCAATGGCAAGGAGTATTCGGTGA
- a CDS encoding thioredoxin domain-containing protein — protein MKEKVGSFGVCLALMVSLLVMACTSKNQKEGHKNDLADALSPYLQQHSDNPIRWNEWSDEVLEKATSSNKLLVISIGYASCHWCHVMEQETFMDTLVAKEMNRDFVSVKVDREERPDIDQVYSKAAVLLNGSTGWPLNIIALPDGRPLVAATYMPKDRWLVLLKKASDLYREQPEALRRQAQNIVEKIIDPNDFQLTNEAKEHTGESSAMLGYASVYPILEQQFDGQFGGVLEQQKFPRVALWGAVLDYAALTSNPNAQKMVEKTLFQMSTGGLYDHVGGGFSRYSTDAQWHIPHFEKMLYDNAQLLGLLSKTYKITQQPLLRDRALATFDWLREEMKGANGLYHCSLSAVSGQTEGLYYTWTWEELTALMSGEDRELFFSAFDITRDGNWQDGKNVLYRQYTDQELSEMYSLPENKVGKIIKSNLLRLHQRRKERKLPDVDTKQIASWNALLVQGLVEMSLAFDVEEAYTEAVSLANTVHKKLQQQDDGLQRLASEQDAAHGKAFLDDYANWIAALIQLYQASLDKKWLDMALATTKYVLAHFDDPGSPLFTYSESNDSTLYMSEVPVLDGDMTSSNSLMARNLFLVGTLFGNSKYIDRSKAMLDKVTSTGMGNIIQKASWWQLMALHSEDITEVALLGDKAQAWAVKLQRRYYPNTLFIGGEEENLPLLKHKKVTGKTMIYVCRNKTCKLPVDQLELAVRQLKEP, from the coding sequence ATGAAGGAGAAAGTGGGTAGTTTCGGGGTTTGCTTGGCGTTGATGGTGTCACTGTTGGTGATGGCATGTACTTCCAAAAATCAAAAAGAGGGTCACAAGAATGACCTGGCTGATGCATTGAGTCCTTATCTGCAACAACATAGTGATAACCCGATTCGGTGGAATGAATGGTCTGATGAGGTGTTGGAAAAGGCGACATCCTCCAATAAACTATTGGTGATAAGCATTGGATATGCTTCTTGTCACTGGTGTCATGTTATGGAGCAAGAGACCTTTATGGATACGCTTGTGGCCAAGGAGATGAACAGGGATTTTGTTTCCGTAAAAGTAGATAGGGAAGAAAGGCCCGATATCGACCAAGTGTACTCCAAAGCTGCCGTTCTCCTGAACGGATCCACTGGCTGGCCACTTAATATCATCGCCTTACCTGATGGCAGGCCCTTGGTGGCGGCCACTTACATGCCGAAAGACCGCTGGTTGGTATTGTTAAAAAAGGCCAGTGACCTGTACAGGGAACAGCCAGAAGCGCTGAGAAGACAAGCGCAAAATATCGTGGAAAAAATCATCGATCCCAATGACTTTCAATTGACCAATGAAGCCAAGGAGCATACAGGAGAGTCCTCCGCTATGTTAGGATATGCATCGGTATATCCTATTTTAGAGCAGCAGTTTGATGGTCAATTTGGGGGTGTTTTGGAACAGCAGAAGTTTCCGCGGGTAGCGCTTTGGGGTGCTGTATTGGATTACGCAGCGCTTACATCCAATCCAAATGCCCAGAAAATGGTGGAAAAGACCCTCTTCCAGATGTCTACCGGAGGGCTCTATGACCATGTAGGAGGTGGCTTCTCCCGGTATTCTACTGATGCGCAGTGGCATATCCCACACTTCGAAAAAATGCTCTACGATAATGCCCAACTGCTCGGACTTCTTTCTAAAACCTATAAGATTACACAGCAGCCGCTGTTGAGGGATAGGGCCCTTGCGACCTTCGATTGGTTAAGGGAAGAAATGAAGGGGGCAAATGGATTATACCATTGTTCTCTGAGTGCTGTTTCCGGGCAGACAGAAGGATTGTATTATACGTGGACATGGGAGGAGCTGACAGCGCTCATGAGTGGTGAGGACAGGGAGCTGTTCTTTAGTGCTTTTGACATTACCAGAGACGGCAATTGGCAAGATGGCAAGAATGTCCTTTATCGTCAATATACCGATCAAGAGCTCTCGGAAATGTATAGTCTACCAGAAAATAAGGTCGGAAAAATTATCAAGAGCAATTTGTTAAGGCTTCACCAAAGAAGAAAGGAAAGAAAGCTGCCGGATGTAGATACGAAGCAAATTGCCAGTTGGAATGCGCTATTGGTACAGGGCTTGGTAGAAATGTCCCTGGCCTTTGACGTCGAAGAAGCCTATACCGAGGCGGTTTCACTGGCCAATACGGTTCACAAAAAGCTCCAGCAACAGGATGATGGCCTCCAAAGGCTCGCATCGGAACAGGATGCAGCCCATGGAAAGGCCTTTTTGGATGATTATGCCAACTGGATAGCCGCATTGATCCAACTTTACCAAGCCAGTTTGGATAAGAAATGGCTGGACATGGCCTTAGCAACCACCAAGTATGTTTTAGCGCATTTTGATGACCCCGGATCGCCCTTATTTACGTACTCTGAGAGTAATGACAGTACCTTGTACATGAGTGAAGTGCCTGTGCTGGATGGAGATATGACTTCCTCTAATTCATTGATGGCCAGAAATTTATTTTTGGTCGGGACCTTATTTGGCAACTCCAAATACATTGATCGGTCCAAGGCAATGCTTGACAAAGTGACATCAACAGGTATGGGAAATATCATCCAAAAAGCTTCTTGGTGGCAATTGATGGCTCTCCATTCAGAAGACATCACCGAAGTGGCCTTACTTGGAGATAAAGCCCAAGCCTGGGCGGTGAAATTACAGCGAAGATATTACCCCAATACCTTGTTCATAGGAGGTGAAGAGGAGAATTTGCCTTTGCTGAAGCATAAAAAGGTCACAGGGAAAACCATGATATATGTATGTAGAAACAAGACCTGCAAGCTACCGGTGGACCAGCTAGAGCTGGCGGTTCGTCAGCTTAAGGAACCGTGA